The following are encoded together in the Lathyrus oleraceus cultivar Zhongwan6 chromosome 3, CAAS_Psat_ZW6_1.0, whole genome shotgun sequence genome:
- the LOC127130061 gene encoding uncharacterized protein LOC127130061, producing MRHEDRSRRSFISFVNSPDVRKERVVEIKREVRSYFEDNFHEANRSRPVLNEVDLFKLSNKDSKSLKVVFTEEEIKAATWSCNGNKSPNPDAFSFSFLQKILSKILATRLKKITGSIVSAEQTTFVPGRSILDGVVVVNELLDLVKRLKRECMDLRPFLINGSATKDIVVGKGLRKGDLLSPLLFILVMEGLTRSLKKAVHLRLFNGFKVNEEVTYNIVQFVDDTLFIGDISWDNIWCIKALLRGFEMILGLRVNFYKSSIDGVNLSS from the exons ATGAGACATGAAGATAGATCTAGAAGAAGTTTCATCTCCTTTGTTAATTCTCCCGATGTCAGGAAGGAGAGAGTGGTCGAGATCAAAAGAGAAGTCCGCAGTTATTTCGAGGATAACTTTCATGAGGCGAACAGGTCCAGACCGGTGCTCAATGAAGTGGATTTGTTTAAGCTCTCTAATAAAGATAGCAAGAGTTTGAAGGTGGTTTTCACAGAAGAAGAAATCAAGGCAGCAACGTGGAGTTGTAATGGCAATAAGAGCCCTAACCCTGACGCTTTCAGTTTTAGTTTTTTGCAG AAAATTTTGTCCAAAATCTTGGCTACTCGATTAAAGAAGATCACAGGTTCTATTGTTTCAGCAGAACAAACAACTTTTGTTCCTGGCAGGAGTATCTTAGATGGTGTAGTCGTGGTCAATGAGTTGTTGGATCTTGTGAAACGGTTGAAAAGGGAGTGTATG GATCTACGTCCATTTCTTATTAATGGAAGTGCaactaaggatattgtagtgGGCAAAGGGCTGAGGAAAGGAGACCTTTTGTCACCACTCCTTTTCATATTAGTTATGGAAGGCCTGACAAGGTCATTGAAGAAAGCGGTACATTTGAGATTATTTAACGGTTTCAAGGTGAATGAAGAGGTTACTTATAACATTGTCCAGTTTGTAGACGATACTCTTTTTATTGGAGATATTAGTTGGGATAATATTTGGTGTATTAAAGCCTTGCTTAGAGGTTTTGAAATGATTTTGGGTCTTAGGGTTAATTTTTATAAGAGCAGCATAGATGGAGTCAATCTGAGTTCATAA